One Blattabacterium cuenoti DNA window includes the following coding sequences:
- a CDS encoding 1-(5-phosphoribosyl)-5-[(5-phosphoribosylamino)methylideneamino]imidazole-4-carboxamide isomerase has translation MNYNNIIIAIDLIDNKCVRLTQGNFFKKKIYSNDPLEVSLILKDNGISRLHLVDLDGARTGKIVHWNILNKIAKNTDLIIDFGGGINKNDDIKAVFDNGASIATVGSIAINNPLLLKEWIKTYEDKILLGIDIINNKIAIQGWKKIYNIHIFDFIDKIYSYNIKNIFCTDIQKDGSLSGPSFYLYKKIIKKYPKLNLIASGGVSNIKDVKNLIKMGCHGVIVGKAFYERKILLKDIKKLFNK, from the coding sequence ATGAATTATAATAATATTATTATTGCTATAGATTTAATAGATAATAAATGTGTTCGTTTAACACAAGGTAATTTTTTTAAAAAAAAAATTTATAGTAATGATCCACTAGAAGTTTCTCTAATTTTAAAAGATAATGGAATATCTAGGTTACATTTAGTAGATTTAGATGGAGCAAGAACAGGAAAAATTGTACATTGGAATATTTTAAATAAAATTGCAAAAAATACAGATTTAATTATAGATTTTGGGGGTGGAATAAATAAAAATGATGATATAAAAGCTGTATTTGATAATGGTGCATCTATAGCTACTGTGGGAAGTATCGCAATAAATAATCCTCTTTTATTAAAAGAATGGATTAAAACTTATGAAGATAAAATATTATTAGGCATAGATATAATTAATAACAAAATTGCTATTCAAGGATGGAAAAAAATATATAATATTCATATTTTTGATTTTATAGATAAAATATATTCTTATAATATAAAAAATATTTTTTGTACAGACATCCAAAAAGATGGATCTTTGTCTGGACCTTCATTTTATTTATATAAAAAAATTATAAAAAAATATCCCAAATTAAATTTAATTGCTAGTGGTGGAGTAAGTAATATAAAAGATGTTAAAAATTTAATAAAAATGGGGTGTCATGGAGTAATTGTTGGAAAGGCATTTTATGAAAGAAAAATACTACTTAAAGATATAAAAAAATTATTTAATAAATAA
- the hisH gene encoding imidazole glycerol phosphate synthase subunit HisH — translation MKIIIIKYPSGNLQSVIFSLERIGVEAVLTNSIESIQNAEKIILPGVGDANFAMKFLKKKKIDAIIPKLKQPVLGICLGMQLLCKYSEESNTECMGVFDVPVKKFKSKYKKIPQIGWNTISHLKSNIFHNIPDNSYQYFIHGYYVPLVSYTIAETEYIINYSSAIHKKNFYAVQFHPEKSSFIGHKILENFIKL, via the coding sequence ATGAAAATAATTATCATAAAATACCCATCAGGTAATCTACAATCGGTTATTTTTTCTTTAGAAAGAATTGGAGTAGAAGCAGTATTAACTAATTCTATAGAATCTATTCAAAATGCAGAAAAGATAATTTTACCAGGAGTTGGAGATGCTAATTTTGCAATGAAATTTTTAAAAAAAAAAAAAATAGATGCTATTATACCTAAATTAAAACAACCTGTTCTAGGAATATGCTTAGGTATGCAATTATTATGTAAATACTCAGAAGAAAGTAATACTGAATGTATGGGGGTTTTTGATGTTCCAGTTAAAAAATTTAAGTCTAAATATAAAAAAATTCCTCAAATTGGTTGGAATACAATTTCTCATTTAAAAAGTAATATATTTCACAATATACCTGATAATAGTTATCAATATTTTATACATGGATATTATGTTCCATTAGTATCATATACTATAGCAGAAACAGAATATATAATTAATTATAGTTCAGCAATCCATAAAAAAAATTTTTATGCTGTTCAATTTCATCCTGAAAAATCATCTTTTATAGGACATAAAATATTAGAAAATTTTATCAAATTATGA
- the hisB gene encoding bifunctional histidinol-phosphatase/imidazoleglycerol-phosphate dehydratase HisB has protein sequence MKKILFLDRDGTIIKENNKDYQIDSIEKIHFHKKVISSLSKILKKLDYELVMVSNQDGLGTNKFPEDKFWVIHNHILGILKSEEIIFKSIHIDKSFQNEKSNNRKPNIGMLSKYLYNNKYNINDSFVIGDRLTDVLLAKNIGCKSIWIKENNDHYKNFTEEEKFYYSNSDKKILEKIIKLKTNNWEKIYQYLYKIRNKLIYKRITSETNVEISLDIYGNGQYHINTGIGFFNHLLEQISVHSLMDINIKIIGDNHIDEHHTIEDCGITFGNIFNKLLCKKGIERYGFYIIPMDDCLSQVVIDLGGREQLSWKVKFHREKIGDVPTEMFYHFFKSFSSSAKCNIYIHSIGINEHHKIESIFKCFARAIKMAVKKNYTNKVFSSKGLL, from the coding sequence ATGAAAAAAATATTATTTTTAGATAGGGACGGGACTATTATAAAAGAAAATAATAAAGATTATCAGATTGATTCTATTGAAAAGATTCACTTTCATAAAAAAGTTATATCATCTTTATCAAAAATTTTAAAAAAATTAGATTATGAATTGGTTATGGTTTCTAATCAAGATGGATTAGGTACTAATAAATTTCCAGAAGATAAATTTTGGGTAATACATAATCATATATTAGGTATTTTGAAATCAGAAGAAATTATTTTTAAATCCATTCATATAGATAAAAGTTTTCAAAATGAAAAATCTAATAATAGAAAACCTAACATAGGAATGTTGTCTAAATATTTATATAATAATAAATATAATATAAATGATTCTTTTGTAATAGGAGATAGACTTACGGATGTTTTACTTGCAAAAAATATAGGATGTAAATCTATATGGATAAAAGAAAATAATGACCATTATAAAAATTTTACAGAAGAAGAAAAATTTTATTATTCTAATTCAGATAAGAAAATTTTAGAAAAAATAATTAAGTTAAAAACTAACAATTGGGAAAAAATATATCAATATTTATATAAAATAAGAAATAAATTAATATACAAACGTATTACATCAGAAACTAATGTTGAAATATCACTTGATATCTATGGTAACGGACAATATCATATAAATACAGGAATAGGTTTTTTTAATCATTTACTTGAACAAATATCTGTTCATAGTCTTATGGATATTAACATTAAAATTATAGGAGATAATCATATAGATGAACATCATACTATAGAAGATTGTGGAATAACTTTTGGAAATATTTTTAACAAACTTTTATGTAAAAAAGGAATAGAACGTTATGGATTTTATATTATTCCTATGGACGATTGTTTATCTCAAGTTGTTATAGACTTAGGAGGTAGAGAACAATTATCATGGAAAGTTAAATTTCATAGAGAAAAAATAGGAGACGTTCCTACAGAAATGTTTTATCATTTTTTTAAATCTTTTTCTTCTTCTGCTAAGTGTAATATATATATTCATTCAATCGGAATAAATGAACATCATAAGATAGAATCTATTTTTAAATGTTTTGCCAGAGCAATTAAAATGGCTGTTAAAAAAAATTATACTAATAAAGTATTTAGTTCAAAAGGATTATTATAA
- the hisC gene encoding histidinol-phosphate transaminase, with amino-acid sequence MSKIQNFDLSSLIRSNILNINPYSSARYEFSEINNNKYIYLDANENSFGAPLCFKNSYNRYPDPLQEKLKQKISKIKKIPVRNIFLGNGSDEIIDLLYRIFSRPEIDNSIIFPPTYGMYEIIGNIHGINVIKIPLIKENYQLNLIKLKSVINKYSKIIFICTPNNPTGNDIKKEYIEEILNTFHGIVVLDEAYIDFSSEESFSKKISKYPNLIILQTLSKSWGLAGIRIGIGIASKEIIKLMNKIKYPYNISMLSQKIAIESLENKNIFLNHLKSIIKERTNIIKSLKKISFIKKVYPSSTNFILVKINHSSKNLYRYLINNNIIVRDRSKIILCNNCIRITIGTHEENKYLINKIKKYII; translated from the coding sequence ATGAGTAAAATACAAAATTTTGATTTATCTTCTTTGATAAGAAGTAATATTTTAAATATAAACCCATATTCATCAGCTAGATATGAATTTAGTGAAATAAATAACAATAAATATATATATTTAGATGCGAATGAAAATTCGTTTGGAGCACCCTTGTGTTTTAAAAATTCTTATAATAGATATCCTGATCCATTACAAGAAAAGTTGAAACAAAAAATATCAAAAATAAAAAAAATCCCTGTACGTAATATTTTTTTAGGAAATGGTAGCGACGAAATAATAGATTTATTATATAGAATTTTTTCTCGTCCAGAAATAGATAACTCAATAATATTCCCTCCTACATATGGAATGTATGAAATAATAGGTAATATCCATGGAATAAATGTAATAAAAATTCCTCTTATAAAAGAAAATTATCAATTAAACTTAATTAAGTTAAAATCAGTTATTAATAAATATAGTAAAATTATATTTATTTGTACTCCTAATAATCCAACAGGAAACGATATTAAAAAAGAATATATTGAAGAAATATTAAATACATTTCACGGTATTGTTGTATTAGATGAAGCATATATAGATTTTTCATCAGAAGAGTCTTTTTCAAAAAAAATTAGTAAATATCCAAATTTAATAATTTTACAAACTTTATCTAAATCTTGGGGGTTAGCTGGGATAAGAATAGGTATAGGAATCGCTTCGAAAGAAATTATAAAATTAATGAATAAAATTAAATATCCTTATAATATAAGCATGCTATCACAAAAAATAGCAATAGAATCACTTGAAAATAAAAATATTTTTTTAAATCATTTAAAATCTATCATTAAAGAAAGAACTAATATAATTAAATCTTTAAAAAAAATTTCTTTTATAAAAAAAGTATATCCTAGTTCAACTAATTTTATATTAGTAAAAATAAATCATTCTTCAAAAAATTTGTATCGTTATTTAATTAATAATAACATCATTGTTAGAGATAGATCAAAAATTATATTATGTAATAATTGTATAAGAATTACTATTGGTACTCATGAAGAAAATAAATATTTAATAAATAAAATTAAAAAATATATTATTTAA
- the hisD gene encoding histidinol dehydrogenase codes for MIEIDIEPKFNNILKFIFNKKNSKKNSILTSLVSSIIKNVKIYGDLALNHYTKKYDNVDINIFKVSDEEINKSNKKISKELKNSITKSYENIKYFHENQINKIQKKITPVDGVNCWTKNIPIEKIGLYIPGGTAPLISTILMLGVPAKLAGCKNIILCTPPNQKGSVHQSILYTAKYLGIYHIYKLGGAQAIAAMAYGTKSIPSVYKIFGPGNSYVNKAKKIISQKTSVSIDVPAGPSEVVIIADNTANPNYVASDVLSQLEHDTESYAIIITTNKQSWIHEMNKSLKKQINYLENRKNIINKSIKNSKIITFSSIKECIKLSNEIAPEHLIINCNNYYEWSKKIFNAGSVFLGNYSPVSAGDYATGTNHVLPTNGSPKSYSGISIDSFIKKMTFQEISKKGLKNLSKCINTLSSEEGLLAHKKSIDIRLK; via the coding sequence ATGATTGAAATAGATATTGAACCTAAATTTAATAATATATTAAAATTTATTTTTAATAAAAAAAATTCAAAAAAAAATTCAATATTAACATCATTAGTTTCATCTATAATAAAAAATGTAAAAATATATGGAGATCTAGCTTTAAACCATTATACTAAAAAATACGATAATGTTGATATTAACATATTTAAAGTTTCTGATGAAGAAATTAATAAATCTAATAAAAAAATATCAAAAGAATTAAAAAATTCTATTACAAAATCATATGAAAATATAAAATATTTTCATGAAAATCAAATAAATAAAATTCAAAAAAAAATAACACCTGTAGATGGAGTTAACTGTTGGACTAAAAATATACCTATAGAAAAAATTGGGTTATATATCCCTGGAGGGACTGCTCCACTTATATCTACTATATTGATGTTAGGGGTACCTGCTAAATTAGCTGGATGTAAAAATATAATTTTATGTACCCCCCCTAACCAAAAAGGAAGTGTACATCAATCTATTTTATATACAGCAAAATATTTAGGAATATATCATATATATAAATTAGGAGGAGCACAAGCTATTGCTGCAATGGCATATGGAACAAAAAGTATTCCCTCTGTATATAAAATATTTGGTCCAGGAAATTCTTATGTTAATAAGGCAAAAAAAATTATTTCTCAAAAAACATCTGTATCTATAGATGTCCCTGCTGGACCATCTGAAGTTGTTATCATTGCAGATAATACAGCAAATCCAAATTATGTAGCTTCTGATGTATTATCTCAATTAGAACATGATACTGAAAGTTATGCTATTATAATTACTACTAACAAACAATCATGGATTCATGAAATGAATAAATCTTTAAAAAAACAAATAAATTATCTAGAAAATAGAAAAAATATTATAAATAAATCTATAAAAAATAGTAAAATAATAACTTTTTCTTCTATAAAAGAATGTATAAAATTATCAAATGAAATTGCTCCAGAACATTTAATTATTAACTGTAATAATTATTATGAATGGAGTAAAAAAATATTTAATGCAGGATCTGTTTTTTTAGGAAATTATTCCCCGGTAAGTGCAGGAGATTATGCTACAGGAACGAATCATGTTCTTCCTACTAATGGTAGTCCAAAATCATATAGTGGGATATCTATTGATAGTTTTATAAAAAAAATGACTTTTCAAGAAATATCTAAAAAAGGTCTAAAAAATTTATCAAAATGTATAAATACTTTATCTTCAGAAGAAGGATTATTAGCACATAAAAAATCTATTGATATAAGATTAAAATAG
- the hisG gene encoding ATP phosphoribosyltransferase: MDKLKIAIQKSGRLYEDSIKLLKDCSIEINIGIDKLKTTALNFPLEILFLRDDDIPQYLEDGVADIGIVGKNVLLEKRKKINIKESLGFGKCRLSIAVPKSLIYKNINDLNGKKIATSYPFLVKKFFRKKCIKSDIHEISGAVEIAPGIGLADCICDLVSSGSTLFMNGLKEVETILKSEAVLAANINLTFSKKIIMNKLLFRIRSVKQAKNNKYILLNAPNKQLQSIISSLPGIKNPVILPLSNSKFSSVHSVINENDFWKIIENLKSLGAKDILVIPIEKIIL, encoded by the coding sequence ATGGATAAACTTAAAATAGCTATTCAAAAATCGGGACGTCTTTATGAAGACTCAATTAAATTATTGAAAGACTGTAGTATCGAAATTAATATTGGTATAGATAAATTAAAAACAACAGCATTAAATTTTCCTTTAGAAATTCTTTTTTTAAGAGATGATGATATTCCTCAATATTTAGAAGATGGAGTAGCTGATATAGGAATCGTAGGAAAAAATGTATTATTGGAAAAAAGAAAAAAAATAAATATAAAAGAATCTTTGGGTTTTGGAAAATGTAGATTATCTATAGCGGTTCCTAAATCCTTAATTTATAAAAATATAAATGATTTAAATGGAAAAAAAATTGCAACAAGTTATCCTTTTTTGGTAAAAAAATTTTTTAGAAAAAAATGTATTAAATCTGATATTCATGAAATATCAGGAGCCGTAGAAATAGCTCCTGGTATAGGATTAGCTGATTGTATTTGTGATTTAGTAAGTAGTGGATCTACATTATTTATGAATGGATTAAAAGAAGTAGAAACTATATTAAAATCAGAAGCTGTTTTAGCGGCAAATATTAATTTAACATTTTCAAAAAAAATAATAATGAATAAACTATTATTTAGAATTAGATCAGTAAAACAAGCAAAAAATAATAAATATATATTATTAAATGCACCTAACAAACAATTACAAAGTATAATATCATCTCTTCCAGGAATTAAAAATCCTGTTATACTTCCTCTATCAAATTCGAAATTTAGTTCTGTTCATTCCGTTATTAACGAAAATGATTTTTGGAAAATTATAGAAAATTTAAAATCACTTGGAGCGAAAGATATTTTAGTTATTCCGATAGAAAAAATTATATTATAA
- a CDS encoding exodeoxyribonuclease III: MKIISYNINGIRSGMYKGFNYWILKNNPDIICLQEIKANFDQINVSYFEKMGYYHYWFSSKRKGYSGVGILSKEKPIHVEYGIGIDDIDEEGRVIRIDLNNHKISVISLYIPSGNNVNRIKFKFFFMKKFFLYIKKIIKIIPNMIVCGDYNICHNKIDIHDPINNENVSGFLLEERKWISNFIKLGFIDSFRNYTKIGGHYSWWSYRNYSKLRNKGWRIDYVMISNYLINRMINSYLLPEVSYSDHCPVVLEMR; the protein is encoded by the coding sequence ATTAAAATTATTAGTTATAATATTAACGGAATTAGATCTGGTATGTATAAAGGGTTTAATTATTGGATTTTAAAAAATAATCCAGATATTATTTGTTTACAAGAAATTAAAGCAAATTTTGATCAAATAAATGTCTCATATTTTGAAAAAATGGGGTATTATCATTATTGGTTTTCTTCTAAAAGAAAAGGTTATAGTGGAGTAGGAATATTATCAAAAGAAAAACCAATTCATGTAGAATATGGAATAGGAATAGATGATATTGATGAAGAAGGTAGAGTAATACGTATTGATTTAAATAATCATAAAATATCTGTGATAAGTCTTTATATTCCATCTGGAAATAATGTAAATAGAATAAAATTTAAATTTTTTTTTATGAAAAAATTTTTTTTATATATAAAAAAAATAATAAAAATAATTCCTAATATGATTGTATGTGGAGACTATAACATATGTCATAATAAAATAGATATTCATGATCCTATTAATAATGAAAATGTTTCAGGATTCTTATTAGAAGAAAGAAAATGGATTAGTAATTTTATAAAATTAGGATTTATAGATAGTTTTAGAAACTATACAAAAATTGGGGGGCATTATAGTTGGTGGAGTTATCGTAATTATTCAAAATTAAGAAATAAAGGATGGAGAATTGATTATGTAATGATTAGTAATTATCTAATAAATAGAATGATTAATTCTTATTTATTACCTGAAGTATCTTATTCTGATCATTGTCCGGTTGTTTTAGAAATGAGATAA
- a CDS encoding shikimate kinase has translation MKITLMGYMGSGKTTIGKILSKKLNYKFYDLDDLIKENQNNSIENIFNEYGELYFRNIENTILKNFFNKNIKSYVLSVGGGTPCYYNNIYLMNKFSKTFYLKMDSFFLFKRLLLNKNRPIIFNLEKKNLFKFIMNHLLKRTFFYEKYYKKIIVNNKSKNEIIKEFYKFIKY, from the coding sequence ATGAAAATTACACTGATGGGATACATGGGGTCTGGTAAAACTACTATTGGAAAAATATTGTCAAAAAAATTAAATTATAAATTTTATGATTTAGATGATTTAATTAAAGAAAATCAAAATAATTCAATTGAAAATATTTTTAATGAATATGGAGAATTATATTTTAGAAATATAGAAAATACAATTTTAAAAAATTTTTTCAATAAAAATATTAAATCATATGTTTTGTCTGTTGGTGGTGGTACTCCATGTTATTACAATAATATTTATTTAATGAATAAATTTTCAAAAACTTTTTATCTAAAAATGGATAGTTTTTTTTTATTTAAAAGATTATTACTAAATAAAAATAGACCTATAATATTTAACTTGGAAAAAAAAAACTTATTTAAGTTTATTATGAATCATTTATTAAAAAGAACTTTTTTTTATGAAAAATATTATAAAAAAATAATTGTTAATAATAAATCTAAAAATGAAATAATCAAAGAATTTTATAAATTTATAAAATATTAA
- a CDS encoding YggS family pyridoxal phosphate-dependent enzyme translates to MIEKKFFYIKNIVPKYVKILIVSKKQNICSIKKLYKVGQKDFGENYVQDIVEKYNKLPKDIRWHMIGNIQSNKLKYIIPFIYLIHSVQKLKHIKIINEIGLKFNKIVKCLLQIRISNDPNKSGIYNEKISNLLDYSKNMTNIKILGLMGIASFKEIKNVENEFLYLSNIYNKLKIKYNFNILSMGMSRDFISAIKYNTTMIRIGSIIFKK, encoded by the coding sequence ATGATAGAAAAAAAATTTTTTTATATAAAAAATATAGTTCCAAAATATGTAAAAATATTAATAGTTTCTAAAAAACAAAATATATGTTCTATAAAAAAATTGTATAAAGTAGGACAAAAAGATTTTGGAGAAAATTATGTACAAGACATTGTAGAAAAATATAATAAACTTCCAAAAGACATAAGATGGCACATGATCGGAAATATACAAAGTAATAAATTAAAATATATAATACCTTTTATTTATTTAATTCATAGTGTTCAAAAATTAAAACATATTAAAATAATTAATGAAATAGGATTAAAATTTAATAAAATTGTTAAATGTCTTTTACAAATACGTATTTCTAATGATCCTAATAAATCTGGTATTTATAATGAAAAAATTTCTAATTTATTAGATTATAGCAAAAATATGACTAATATAAAAATATTAGGATTAATGGGGATTGCATCATTTAAAGAAATAAAAAATGTAGAAAATGAATTTTTATATTTGAGTAATATATATAATAAATTAAAAATTAAATATAATTTTAATATTCTTTCTATGGGAATGAGTAGAGATTTTATTTCAGCTATTAAATATAATACAACTATGATCCGAATAGGATCTATAATATTTAAAAAGTAA
- the trpA gene encoding tryptophan synthase subunit alpha, with amino-acid sequence MKNQLYNFFKKKNKNVLCIYFTAGYPNIDSTSIILKELQNVPVDLIEIGIPYSDPLSDGMTIQNSNKIALQNGMNISLLFSQIKKIRDLINKPIILMGYFNQFYKFGEIKFLKKCNEINISGLIFPDIPIDFFIKNYQVIFDKYSIPIIFLITPQTCISRIILISKITNGFIYIVSSNSVTGEVESFGKRQISFFKKINKLNIKKPKLIGFGINNKKSFDLACKYSNGGVIGSYFIEFLIKNDLHKNIKNFINQFI; translated from the coding sequence ATGAAAAATCAATTATATAATTTTTTTAAAAAAAAAAATAAAAATGTATTATGTATTTATTTCACAGCAGGTTATCCAAATATAGATAGTACATCAATAATTTTAAAAGAATTACAAAATGTTCCTGTAGATTTGATTGAAATAGGAATTCCATATTCAGATCCATTATCTGATGGAATGACTATTCAAAATAGCAATAAAATTGCATTACAAAATGGAATGAATATTTCTTTATTATTTTCACAAATAAAAAAAATTAGGGATTTAATAAATAAACCAATAATTTTAATGGGATATTTTAATCAATTTTATAAATTTGGTGAAATTAAATTTTTGAAAAAATGTAATGAAATAAATATATCAGGATTAATATTTCCAGATATTCCTATTGATTTTTTTATAAAAAATTATCAAGTAATATTTGATAAATATTCTATTCCTATAATATTTTTAATTACCCCACAAACATGTATATCTAGAATTATTCTAATAAGTAAAATAACAAATGGATTTATTTATATAGTATCTTCTAATTCTGTTACAGGAGAAGTTGAATCTTTTGGAAAAAGACAAATTTCCTTTTTTAAAAAGATTAATAAATTAAATATAAAAAAACCAAAATTAATTGGTTTTGGAATAAATAATAAAAAATCATTTGATTTAGCATGTAAATATTCTAATGGAGGGGTTATTGGTAGTTATTTTATTGAATTTTTAATAAAAAATGATTTACATAAAAATATAAAAAATTTTATTAATCAATTTATATAA
- the trpB gene encoding tryptophan synthase subunit beta — protein MTFFVNKDGFYGKFGGAFIPEMLYKNIKELQINYKKFINSRSFKKLYKTILKNYVGRPSPLMFSKKFSKKYKAKIFFKREDLNHTGSHKINNTIGQCLLAIKLGKKEIIAETGAGQHGIAVATTCALMDLKCIIFMGEKDMNRQSYNVLKIQSLGAKIIPVSSGEKTLKDAVNESIRYWINNNESYYLIGSTVGPHPYPQMVADLQSIISKEIKFQLKKKGYIDPNYIISCIGGGSNAAGSFYHFLHNKNVKLIAVEASGLGIKTNKTAASIHCGSKGILHGSMTLLLQDKDGQVLPAYSISPGLDYPGIGPMHANLFEKKRVKFLYSNDIESIKAGCELIKLEGIIPALESAHALSVLKKISFNKNDIVILTLSGRGDKDINIYNEFLNEKSII, from the coding sequence ATGACTTTCTTTGTAAATAAGGATGGATTTTATGGAAAATTTGGAGGGGCATTTATTCCAGAAATGTTATATAAAAATATAAAAGAACTTCAAATAAATTATAAGAAGTTTATTAATAGTCGTAGTTTCAAAAAACTATATAAAACAATATTAAAAAATTATGTAGGTAGACCATCTCCTTTAATGTTTTCTAAAAAATTTTCTAAAAAGTATAAAGCAAAGATTTTTTTTAAAAGAGAAGATTTAAATCATACAGGATCTCATAAAATTAATAATACAATTGGACAATGCTTGTTAGCTATAAAATTAGGAAAAAAAGAAATAATTGCTGAAACTGGGGCTGGACAACACGGAATAGCTGTAGCTACTACTTGTGCATTAATGGATTTAAAATGTATTATATTTATGGGAGAAAAAGATATGAATAGACAATCATATAACGTTTTAAAAATACAATCACTAGGAGCTAAAATTATTCCAGTCTCTAGTGGAGAAAAAACGTTAAAAGATGCTGTAAACGAATCTATACGTTATTGGATCAATAATAATGAAAGTTATTATTTAATCGGATCAACTGTAGGTCCACATCCATATCCACAAATGGTCGCAGATTTACAATCAATTATAAGTAAAGAAATAAAATTTCAATTAAAAAAAAAAGGATATATAGATCCAAATTATATAATTTCTTGTATAGGTGGAGGAAGTAATGCAGCTGGATCTTTTTATCATTTTTTACACAATAAAAATGTAAAACTTATAGCAGTTGAGGCTTCTGGATTAGGTATAAAAACTAATAAAACAGCTGCCTCTATTCATTGTGGATCTAAAGGAATACTACATGGTAGTATGACTTTATTATTACAAGATAAAGATGGGCAAGTTCTTCCTGCATATTCAATATCTCCAGGTTTAGATTATCCTGGAATTGGACCAATGCATGCTAATTTATTTGAAAAAAAACGAGTAAAATTTTTATATTCCAATGATATAGAATCCATTAAAGCAGGATGTGAATTAATTAAACTAGAAGGTATTATTCCAGCATTAGAAAGTGCTCATGCATTATCTGTTTTAAAAAAAATAAGTTTTAATAAAAATGATATAGTTATATTAACTTTATCTGGAAGAGGAGATAAAGATATTAATATTTATAATGAATTTTTAAATGAAAAATCAATTATATAA
- the trpF gene encoding phosphoribosylanthranilate isomerase, translating into MKNNLLKIKICGIRYDIKEISKLNPDFMGFIFYPKSPRFVGFNFSIENINNNSVSKVGVFVDEKKENIIKIYNEKKLNFIQLHGKEKVSFCEFLFKKGIKIIKSFKINNYFPMKILSNYIPFCSYFIFDNNGGSGRKFDWKKLYEYDLDKKFFLSGGISVKDINNIKNFFHPKIYGIDINSKFEIYPGKKNKKKIKIFIEKIKYI; encoded by the coding sequence ATGAAAAATAACTTATTGAAAATAAAAATATGTGGAATTCGATATGATATCAAAGAAATATCAAAATTAAATCCAGATTTTATGGGTTTTATATTTTATCCTAAATCACCTAGATTTGTTGGTTTTAATTTTTCTATAGAAAATATAAATAATAATTCTGTATCAAAAGTAGGAGTTTTTGTAGATGAAAAAAAAGAAAATATTATAAAAATATACAATGAAAAAAAATTGAATTTTATTCAATTACATGGTAAAGAAAAAGTTTCTTTTTGTGAATTTTTATTTAAAAAAGGAATAAAAATTATAAAAAGTTTTAAAATAAATAACTATTTTCCTATGAAAATTTTATCAAATTATATTCCATTTTGTTCTTATTTTATTTTTGATAATAATGGAGGAAGTGGAAGAAAATTCGATTGGAAAAAGCTTTATGAATATGATTTAGATAAAAAATTTTTTTTAAGTGGAGGTATTAGCGTAAAAGACATTAATAATATTAAAAATTTTTTTCATCCAAAAATATATGGTATAGATATAAATAGTAAATTTGAAATATATCCAGGTAAAAAAAATAAAAAAAAAATAAAAATTTTTATAGAAAAAATAAAATATATATGA